A genomic window from Balaenoptera acutorostrata chromosome 20, mBalAcu1.1, whole genome shotgun sequence includes:
- the EVI2B gene encoding protein EVI2B has protein sequence MDPKYFTIILFCGHLNDIFFSETEATTTEKQPQSTLLRSSRPYVSANSQSTIENPSGQPTQFNNLSSGQPITTAEVAAGQPTPAVYVSSGKPAAHTSTGQPLAYNVTRKPKPMANTSSQGTALPVFTSARQRSTSAHSSTRQPPPSVYTPTQQPSSTHTSSRKSIPPTAHNLSIQPTPTVKSSPRSTPGFNLETTTKNKSPQKTNSNSIAVILIGLVLTSMVVAIIMIVLWKCLRKPVLNDQNWAGRSPFADGETPDVSLDNIRENEVFPKRTSIVSLTAWKPSKSTLLADDLEIKLFESNENIEDSNTPKTEKIKDQANGTSEDSADGSTIGTAVSSSDDVDPPLPPPPLLDLEGQESNQSDRPTVTTVSPLPNDSTNLPPSLDCLSQVCEDHDSEFKQSFPPPPDSLNLTLPLGDFMTNQEIQCQQFPSPPDSDQNLNESLPPPPAELL, from the coding sequence ATGGATCCCAAATATTtcaccataattttgttttgtggACATCTGAACgatatttttttctcagagaCAGAAGCAACTACAACAGAGAAGCAACCACAGTCTACTTTACTTAGATCATCAAGGCCATATGTCTCGGCTAATTCTCAAAGCACAATAGAGAATCCTTCGGGTCAGCCAACACAATTCAACAACCTTTCTTCTGGACAACCAATAACAACTGCCGAAGTTGCCGCTGGACAACCAACACCAGCTGTCTATGTGTCTTCTGGGAAACCAGCAGCACATACTTCTACTGGACAACCACTTGCCTATAATGTCaccagaaaaccaaaaccaatgGCCAACACCTCCTCCCAAGGAACAGCACTACCTGTGTTCACCTCTGCCAGACAACGATCAACATCTGCCCATTCTTCTACCAGACAACCACCACCATCTGTCTATACTCCCACTCAACAACCATCATCTACCCACACCTCCTCTAGAAAATCAATACCACCAACTGCTCATAATCTATCCATACAACCAACACCAACTGTCAAAAGTTCACCTAGGAGTACACCAGGATTCAACCTAGAAACTACCACTAAAAACAAGAGCCCACAGAAAACCAATTCTAATTCAATAGCGGTCATATTAATTGGTTTAGTTCTGACTTCTATGGTGGTAGCTATAATCATGATTGTATTGTGGAAATGCTTGCGAAAACCAGTGTTAAATGATCAAAATTGGGCAGGTAGGTCTCCATTTGCTGATGGTGAAACCCCTGACGTAAGTCTGGATAACATCAGAGAAAATGAAGTGTTCCCAAAACGCACATCAATTGTTTCACTTACGGCCTGGAAACCAAGCAAAAGCACACTTTTAGCAGATGACTTAGAAATTAAGTTGTTTGAATCAAATGAAAACATTGAAGATTCTAACACTcccaaaacagagaaaataaaagatcaaGCAAATGGTACATCAGAAGATAGTGCTGATGGATCAACAATTGGCACTGCTGTTTCCTCTTCAGATGATGTAGATCCGCCTCTACCACCTCCTCCCCTTCTTGATTTGGAAGGACAGGAGAGTAACCAATCTGACAGACCCACAGTGACAACTGTATCTCCTCTTCCAAATGATTCCACCAATCTCCCACCATCTCTGGACTGCCTCAGTCAAGTCTGTGAAGATCATGATTCTGAGTTCAAACAGTCATTTCCACCTCCCCCTGACTCACTTAACTTGACCCTGCCTCTAGGAGATTTTATGACAAACCAGGAGATCCAGTGTCAGCAGTTCCCTAGTCCTCCTGACTCTGATCAAAATCTCAATGAATCCCTGCCACCCCCACCTGCAGAACTGTTATAA